The Hymenobacter sp. DG01 genome has a segment encoding these proteins:
- a CDS encoding 2-oxoglutarate dehydrogenase E1 component has translation MDAYSYIANAHGEYIDQLYQSYKADPQSVDVSWQKFFEGFDFAQQYPEGGVGQADGEGVLTTPASTNGAPQVRAVDTVAADKETQVRNLIHAYRSRGHLVARTNPVRERKDRKARLNLQDFGLSDADLDTKFKNGEVLGLGTEATLRDIVSALQKIYTRTIGFEYMYIRDPQVLDWFRTKVEKDSLSFNPGVEYKKRILSKLNEAVVFENFLHTKFLGQKRFSLEGGETTIPALDAIIRKGAELGVEEVMIGMAHRGRLNVLANIMGKTYEQIFSEFEGTAVPDLTMGDGDVKYHMGYSSQVDAGGRSVNLKLAPNPSHLEAVNPVVEGFVRAKLDHGYQNDYNKVLPILIHGDAAVAGQGIGYEVTQMSQLEGYKTGGTVHFVINNQVGFTTDFEDARSSIYSTDLAKIIDAPVVHVNGDDPEAVVFAVQLATEYRQQFHADIFIDMVCYRRHGHNESDEPKFTQPTLYNLISKHQNPREVYNAMLVERGDVDKELANQMDREFRDLLQARLDMVKQKPLPYNYQALENEWRSLRRSKPEDFDQSPATGISEELVQKVGTALTTLPEGFKPLKQIDNLMKERKKMFFETRVLNWAAGELLAYGSLLAEKHIVRLSGQDVQRGTFSHRHAVLHDAETSAPYNSLNYIEEGQEKLNIYNSLLSEYGVLGFEFGYAMANPTALVIWEAQFGDFANGAQTMIDQFVVSSESKWQRMNGLVMLLPHGYEGQGPEHSNARPERFLQLAAENNIVVANMTTPANFFHALRRQLTWEFRKPLVVMSPKSMLRHPLCVSPVEEFTSGTFREVLGDVYAEDKKVKRVLLCSGKVYFDLLEEQQNSQRKDVAIVRLEQLHPFPKKQLDAELAKYPKAKVYWVQEEPENMGYWNYLLRFMRRELEDVISRKPSASPATGYNKVHVKEQKDLVARAFDKPREEVADTVIKETAANAQKTD, from the coding sequence ATGGATGCTTACTCTTACATCGCCAATGCACATGGCGAATACATTGACCAGCTTTATCAGTCGTACAAAGCCGATCCACAATCGGTTGACGTAAGCTGGCAGAAATTCTTTGAAGGCTTCGACTTCGCCCAGCAGTACCCCGAAGGTGGGGTAGGGCAGGCCGATGGCGAAGGCGTACTGACTACGCCCGCAAGCACCAATGGCGCTCCGCAGGTGCGTGCCGTGGATACGGTTGCCGCCGACAAGGAAACGCAGGTACGCAACCTGATTCATGCCTACCGCAGCCGCGGCCACCTGGTGGCCCGCACCAACCCGGTGCGTGAGCGAAAAGACCGCAAAGCCCGCCTGAACCTGCAGGACTTTGGCCTGAGCGACGCCGACCTGGACACTAAGTTCAAGAACGGCGAAGTGCTGGGCCTGGGCACCGAAGCCACCCTGCGCGACATCGTATCGGCGCTGCAGAAGATTTACACGCGCACCATCGGGTTCGAGTACATGTACATCCGCGACCCGCAGGTGCTCGACTGGTTCCGCACGAAGGTGGAGAAGGACTCGCTGAGCTTCAATCCTGGCGTGGAGTACAAGAAGCGCATCCTGAGCAAGCTCAACGAGGCCGTTGTCTTCGAGAACTTCCTGCATACTAAATTTCTGGGCCAGAAGCGCTTTTCGCTGGAAGGCGGTGAAACTACTATTCCGGCCCTCGACGCCATCATTCGGAAGGGTGCTGAGCTGGGCGTGGAGGAAGTGATGATTGGTATGGCCCACCGCGGCCGCCTGAACGTGCTGGCCAACATCATGGGTAAAACCTACGAGCAGATCTTCTCGGAATTCGAGGGCACTGCCGTACCGGACCTGACCATGGGCGACGGCGACGTGAAGTACCACATGGGCTACAGTAGCCAGGTAGATGCCGGTGGCCGCAGCGTGAACCTGAAACTGGCGCCTAACCCCTCCCACCTAGAGGCGGTGAACCCGGTAGTAGAAGGCTTCGTGCGCGCCAAGCTCGACCACGGCTACCAGAACGACTATAATAAGGTGTTGCCCATCCTGATTCACGGCGATGCCGCCGTGGCCGGGCAGGGCATTGGGTACGAGGTAACGCAGATGTCGCAGCTGGAAGGCTACAAGACGGGCGGCACCGTACACTTTGTCATCAACAACCAGGTAGGCTTTACCACCGACTTCGAAGACGCCCGCTCCTCTATCTACAGCACCGACCTAGCGAAGATTATCGACGCGCCGGTGGTGCACGTAAACGGCGACGACCCCGAAGCCGTGGTATTTGCCGTGCAACTCGCCACTGAGTACCGGCAGCAGTTTCACGCCGATATCTTTATTGATATGGTGTGCTACCGTCGCCACGGTCACAACGAGTCCGACGAGCCTAAATTCACCCAGCCCACGCTGTACAACCTCATCAGCAAGCACCAGAACCCCCGCGAGGTGTACAATGCTATGCTGGTAGAGCGCGGCGACGTGGACAAGGAGCTAGCTAACCAGATGGACCGCGAGTTCCGCGACCTGCTCCAGGCCCGCCTCGATATGGTGAAGCAGAAGCCCCTGCCCTACAACTACCAGGCCCTCGAAAACGAATGGCGCAGCCTGCGCCGCTCCAAGCCCGAGGACTTCGACCAGTCGCCGGCTACCGGTATCAGTGAGGAGCTGGTGCAGAAGGTAGGCACGGCGCTTACTACCCTGCCCGAGGGCTTCAAACCCCTGAAGCAGATTGACAACCTGATGAAGGAGCGTAAGAAGATGTTCTTCGAAACGCGCGTCCTCAACTGGGCCGCCGGCGAGCTGCTGGCTTATGGTTCGTTGCTGGCCGAAAAGCACATTGTGCGCCTAAGTGGCCAGGATGTGCAGCGCGGCACGTTCTCGCATCGCCACGCCGTCCTGCACGACGCCGAAACCTCCGCGCCCTACAACTCTTTGAACTACATCGAGGAGGGTCAGGAGAAGCTGAACATCTACAACTCGCTGCTGAGTGAGTATGGGGTGTTGGGCTTTGAGTTCGGCTACGCCATGGCCAACCCCACGGCCCTTGTGATTTGGGAAGCTCAGTTCGGCGACTTCGCCAACGGCGCCCAGACCATGATTGACCAGTTCGTGGTGTCGTCGGAAAGTAAGTGGCAGCGCATGAACGGCCTGGTAATGCTCCTGCCCCACGGCTACGAAGGCCAGGGCCCGGAGCACTCCAACGCCCGCCCCGAGCGTTTCCTGCAGCTGGCGGCCGAAAACAACATCGTGGTAGCCAACATGACCACGCCGGCCAACTTCTTCCACGCCCTGCGTCGTCAGCTGACCTGGGAGTTCCGCAAGCCGCTGGTGGTAATGTCGCCCAAGTCCATGCTGCGCCACCCGCTGTGCGTGTCGCCGGTGGAGGAGTTCACCTCCGGTACTTTCCGCGAAGTGCTCGGTGACGTGTACGCCGAGGACAAGAAGGTGAAGCGCGTATTGCTGTGCTCGGGCAAGGTATATTTTGATTTGCTGGAAGAGCAGCAGAACTCGCAGCGTAAGGATGTGGCCATCGTGCGCCTGGAACAGCTGCACCCCTTCCCCAAAAAGCAACTGGACGCTGAGCTAGCAAAGTATCCCAAAGCCAAGGTGTACTGGGTACAAGAGGAGCCCGAAAACATGGGTTACTGGAACTACCTGCTCCGCTTCATGCGCCGCGAGCTGGAAGATGTGATTTCGCGCAAGCCTTCGGCCTCGCCGGCTACCGGCTACAACAAGGTGCACGTGAAGGAGCAAAAGGACCTCGTGGCCCGCGCCTTCGACAAGCCCCGCGAAGAGGTAGCCGATACCGTTATCAAGGAAACCGCCGCCAACGCGCAAAAAACCGATTAA
- the odhB gene encoding 2-oxoglutarate dehydrogenase complex dihydrolipoyllysine-residue succinyltransferase encodes MGLEIKIPAVGESITEVTIAKWLKADGDTVKRDEIIAELESDKATFELPAEADGVLQIRVAEGETIGIGTTIAEISGDGAASAPAAPAAAPAASAPAQSSADPVTQGEQNPQASNQSGYGGSQAGSADMATAAAPAAGGATSGGGATVEMKIPAVGESITEVTVAKWLKEDGAQVQRDEIIAELESDKATFELPAEGSGTLRHAAKEGETIGIGATIARIEGGSGAAPAASAPAAAPAATSQAASSAPATSSATSYATGTPSPAAGKILGEKGINPADVQGSGRDGRITKEDAQNALAKPAAPAPAATPAAPAKAPAAPAQAAPAASGNRNQRRERMSNLRKTVSRRLVSVKNETAMLTTFNEVNMQPIMDLRNKFKDKFKEKHSVGLGFMSFFTKAVCVALKEWPAVNAQIDGTDIVYNDFCDISIAVSAPKGLVVPVIRNAEELSFDGIEKEIVRLATLARDNKLTIEQMTGGTFTITNGGVFGSMMSTPIINAPQSAILGMHNIVQRPVAENGQVVIRPMMYLALSYDHRIIDGRESVSFLVRVKELLEDPTRLLLGV; translated from the coding sequence ATGGGTCTGGAAATTAAAATCCCCGCCGTCGGCGAGTCTATCACCGAAGTTACTATTGCCAAATGGCTGAAAGCTGATGGCGACACGGTAAAGCGCGACGAAATTATTGCCGAGCTGGAGTCGGATAAGGCTACCTTCGAGCTGCCCGCCGAAGCCGATGGCGTATTGCAAATCCGCGTGGCGGAAGGTGAAACCATTGGCATTGGGACTACCATTGCTGAGATTAGCGGCGATGGCGCCGCTAGCGCCCCGGCTGCACCTGCAGCCGCGCCAGCAGCCAGTGCTCCTGCCCAAAGCAGCGCTGACCCTGTGACCCAAGGCGAGCAAAACCCCCAAGCCAGCAACCAAAGCGGCTACGGCGGCTCGCAGGCTGGTTCGGCTGATATGGCTACGGCCGCTGCTCCAGCCGCTGGCGGCGCAACTTCGGGTGGCGGTGCTACGGTGGAAATGAAGATTCCGGCCGTGGGTGAGTCCATCACGGAAGTGACGGTTGCCAAGTGGCTGAAGGAAGACGGCGCCCAAGTACAGCGCGACGAAATTATTGCTGAGCTGGAATCGGACAAGGCTACGTTTGAGCTGCCTGCCGAGGGTAGCGGTACCCTGCGCCACGCCGCCAAGGAAGGCGAAACCATTGGTATTGGGGCTACCATTGCCCGCATTGAAGGGGGTAGCGGTGCTGCTCCGGCTGCTTCGGCCCCGGCCGCTGCACCTGCTGCCACCAGCCAGGCTGCTTCGTCGGCTCCGGCTACCTCCAGCGCTACGAGCTACGCTACCGGCACGCCGTCGCCGGCCGCTGGTAAAATCCTGGGTGAGAAAGGCATCAACCCCGCCGACGTGCAAGGCTCCGGTCGGGATGGTCGCATCACGAAGGAAGACGCCCAGAATGCCCTGGCTAAGCCGGCTGCCCCGGCTCCGGCTGCTACCCCTGCCGCGCCGGCCAAAGCTCCTGCAGCTCCTGCCCAGGCGGCTCCGGCTGCTAGTGGCAACCGCAACCAGCGCCGCGAGCGGATGAGCAACCTGCGCAAAACGGTGTCGCGCCGTCTGGTGTCAGTGAAGAATGAGACGGCTATGCTGACCACCTTCAACGAGGTGAACATGCAGCCCATCATGGATCTGCGCAACAAGTTCAAGGACAAGTTCAAGGAGAAGCACTCGGTAGGCCTCGGCTTCATGTCCTTCTTCACCAAGGCCGTGTGCGTAGCCCTGAAAGAATGGCCCGCCGTGAATGCCCAGATTGATGGCACTGACATCGTGTACAACGACTTCTGCGACATCAGCATTGCCGTATCGGCCCCGAAAGGGCTGGTGGTGCCGGTAATCCGCAATGCCGAGGAATTGTCATTCGACGGTATCGAGAAAGAAATTGTGCGTCTGGCTACCCTGGCCCGCGACAACAAGCTCACCATCGAGCAGATGACCGGCGGCACGTTCACCATCACCAACGGTGGTGTGTTCGGTTCTATGATGAGCACCCCGATCATCAACGCGCCGCAGTCGGCTATTCTGGGTATGCACAACATCGTGCAGCGCCCCGTAGCCGAAAACGGTCAGGTGGTAATCCGCCCCATGATGTACCTGGCCCTGAGCTACGACCACCGCATCATCGACGGCCGCGAGTCGGTGTCGTTCCTGGTGCGCGTGAAAGAACTGCTCGAAGACCCCACCCGTCTGCTGCTGGGCGTGTAA